The DNA window TCACGACCGGCGGCCTCAACGGCACCATACTGCTGAAGCCGGGCGTCACCGTCTTCGACGATGGCGTGGTGGATAAGGTCTACGGCGGCAGGGGCCGCGACTGGTTCCTGGTGAATCGCACGGGCGGCGGCGTCCTTGATATCGTCGACCTGGCCAACAACGAGACCGTCACCGACCTGTAACCGGCGGCCGATACTTGTCTGACGTTCAAAACCCGGGATTGCGGAGCGAACACTCCGCAATCCCGGCTTCTTTTGGGGCCGCAAGTTTCCAGAATTGATCTTCTGACAGTCCGGCGAGCACGCACTTTTTATCGGACGCAATCAAGCTTCCCGACCGCTTCGGCCGATGATGCCTCTCGAATCGTGCTGTTTTCCCGTGCCCGGAGCGATGTTATGTCAGTCACCGTGGATCATGAGAGTCTTGCCGCCGAATCCCTGGGACTGACGACCATTGGCCATGTCCTCTCGCATCTGCAGCGCGACAACCGCCTGGTGATCAACCTGCTGATCGACGGGCAGAAGCCGGATCTCGGCCGCTTGGGGCAGATCCGTGCCGCGCCGCTGGACGGACACACCTTGTTCATTGAAACCGCCGAACCACAGGAAATCGCGCTCGAAGTTCTCGGTGAGGTCGATGCCCAGTTGGAAGACGGCGACCGACTGAAAGACGAGGCGGTTGACCTGCTTCAGCAGAACAATCCCGCGGCGGCGATGGAGCGTCTCAGCGGTTGCTTCACCATCTGGAATGCCGCCAGGGAATCGATCCAGAAGACGACGCAGCTTCTTCGCATCGACGTGGAGAAAATCGAAGTGGGCGGCCGATCGCTCGGTGATCTGCTCGTGGACTTCACCGACCAGCTCCGGCAGATCAAGGCATCTCTCGAAGGACGAGACTTCGTCTCGCTCGCCGACATCCTTCAGTATGAGATGACGCAAACCACCACGCACTGGCGGGAGGCCGTTGCGTACGTCCGCCGGGCTGCCGGCGGCGAGTGAACGCAGGTCCTGAAGAAGGTTCTCTTCCCGTCTTTCCGACACCACCGCCTGAGAACGTATCTACTGACCTTGCGCCGCCTTGGGGTCGAACTGGGGGTTAGCCGTCGGCATCTTCGCGCCTGTCTCCTTGAGATACGCTGACAGCACCGCATCAAGTTTCGCGGTCTGCTCGGGGTTCGCTTTGGCCAGATCGTTTTTCTCGTAAGGGTCGTCCTTGAGGTTGTAGAGCTCACGATGGCCGTCTTCGTAGAAACGGACCAGCTTCCAGTCCCCTTGCCGCAGGCTGGAGTTCGGCGTCGCGCCGCCGGGGTGATAGTGGGGGTAATGCCAGTAGATCGTGTCGCGGGCGAGCTTGCCGGACTGCTTCAGCACTGCCGCGAAACTCTCGCCGTCGCCGCTGGCGGCTTTGGGGGATTTTGAGCCGGTCAGGTCGAGCAGCGTGTTGAAGAAGTCGTAGCTGATCACGGGCGTAGCGTCGGTGACGCCGGGCTTGATGACGCCGGTCCAGCGGACGATCAGCGGCACGCGTGTGCCGCCTTCCCAAGGCGAACCCTTGCCGCCGCGAAGGGGTTCGTTGTTCGTCGGGCCCAAACCTTTGGCATTTCGCATCGACAGGCCGCCGTTGTCGGAGGTGAAGATGACGATCGTCTTCTCGGCCAGCTTCAGGTCGTCGAGCTTCTTCATCACCCGGCCGACGGATTGGTCGGTGCTGTCCACCATCGCCGCGTACGCCGGGTTGTTCTGGCCGTCGACGGTGGTCTTGGCGGCGTACTTGCCCTCAAGGTCCTTCTTCGCCTGGATCGGCGTGTGCACCGAAAAATGAGGGAAGTAGAGGAAGAACGGCTTGTCCTTGTTCGTGTCGATGAACGTCTCGGCTTCGGTCGTCAGCCGGTCGGTCAGGTATTCGCCTTTGGGGCCTTCGGGAAGGGTGTCGATCTTGTAAGGCGCGAAGTAGCTCGGCGGCTGCCCCTTGTGGGTGCCGGCGATGTTGACGTCGAAGCCGTTCTTTTCGGGATAGAACTCCGGCCCGCCGAGGTGCCACTTGCCGATCGACGCCGTCACATAGCCGTCGGCTTTGAGCGCCTCGGCGATGGTGACTTCCGAAAGCGCCAGTTCGTTGTGGATGTCGGCCCCATTCAGCGGCTTGCCCTTGGGACGCTGGCCGGGAATCCAGTCGGTGATGCCGAGCCGGGCCGGCGACTTGCCGGTGAGCAGGGCCGCGCGCGTCGGCGAACAGACACAGCACGCCGCGTAGGCCTGCGTAAACCGCATGCCTTGCGAGGCCAGCTTGTCGATCGCCGGCGTCTCGTAGTACTTGCTGCCGTAGCAGCCGACGTCGCGCCAGCCCATGTCGTCGATCAGGAAGACAATGACGTTCGGCTTGGCGGGCGTCTGTGCCTGCGCGGCGGGCGCGAAGAACAAGAGCAAGGCGACAGCGAACCCGATGGTGGACCTCATGGCATTCCTCCTGTGACCGAAGAGAGCACGAAGGCGGATAGTTCGCTCTTTCCTTCGTGTGGCCTTCGTGACTTCGCGCCTTCGTGCTCTCGGCGGCTCAATCAAAAATGTCCTGGCCGGCCGGCCGACTTCACGCCTGGGACCAGGGCCGTTCACTCAAGGCAATCGACGCCACCGTCGGCGGGAAAGCCTCGCGCTTGTTTCGGTCCGCCGACGGTGGCGTCGATTGCCGAAACGAGCAACGGGTCTGGGGTTGCATGGGTAGCCGACCGCGACCACGGCGGAACGCCGCAGAAAAGGTCTCGGCCGGCCGGACCAGGGACAATTGTGCGACCCGTCAACGCAGCGGCGGCGCGCCAATCGCGCCGCCGAGCCGCTGTGGGTCGAGATACCTTAACGCCATCATGTGCCGGCAGGGGCCGTTCTTGAGGCCATACCTGCGAAACCAGCCACAGAGACACTTGCCGCGTTTCACGCGGCCGTCGAAGTCGACCAGCACCTCGACGTCGTGTCCCTGCAACAGCACGCCGACGCCCGGAATTTCCGTTCGCGAGTCGATCTTCGTCCTGCCCGAGGCCAGCACTTCCCGCAGGCCGCGCATCTCGTCCGGCTCGGGCCCGACCTCGGCCTCGCCCAGCGGCTTGGGCATGATCTGCCGCCAGCGGTACACGCCGGCGTGCAGGTCGTAGATCACCTGCCCGGCGTTGGCGAGCTTCGACAGCGCGGCCCGCAGCGGCGGTCCTGCGCGGTCGACGCCTCGCTCGATCTCCGCCAGCGTTGCCGAGCGCGACTGCCGCAGATACTCGGCCGTCATGCCCACCAGATGCTGTGTGGCGACGCCGGACGACTGAAGCATCTCCAGTGCGCTGGCCCGCGTCCAGTCGTTGGCGGTCCAGCCGGAGAAGCCGAGCGTGAGGCGCATGTCGCCCATCTCGGCGACCCAGAAGTGCGGCAGACCGTTGCCCAGCAGGTGGACCGTGAACCGATCGACCAGCGGCAGCAGCCGGGCCATCATCAGCAGTCGGCGGACGCCCCAGACGCGGATCGGCGCGACGGGCGGACCGTCATACACAGGGCCATAGGTTTCGATCTTCTGTTCCCACGGCTCCAGCACCAGCCGCGGGGCGAAGCCGGGGATCAATTCGAACCGCAGCGCCCGCGGGCTGGTGGCAGCCCGGTGACGTTTGTGCCAGGCAAGCAAGGCGTAGACGGCCTCGCGGCCGAGGGTGATACGCGTCGCCGGCAGGCCCATCGCGACCTGCAACTGCATGAAGCCGCGGAGCCAGCTCGTCGGCAGGTCGATCTTCTCTTCGCGGTGCTCGCCGCCGCCGCCGGCGGTGGTCGATTCGAAGCCATGCGGATCGAGGCGGAAGCGCGTTTCGCGGTAGCTCCGCAGGGTCTGGAAGTGGTGGTAGAGGTCCCACGAATAATCGACGTTGGTCGTGCCGAACTGGATCTCGTCCGATCGGCCGAAGGCGGCTTCGCGATCGACGCTCAGGCAGCCGTAGCTGCTCTCGTCGCCGCTGAAGCATTCAAAGAGGCAGACATCGGGGGCGACGGTAATGACGGGGTCATACGGCACGAGCTTGCGCCAAAGCTCCGGATCGGCCTGGCGGAGATGGCGGTCGTAGGCGTTGCGGGCGTTCCAGTATTTCTTGCGGGAGGCGTCAAACTGTTCCGCCAGAGCGTCGGGCAGTGGCTGGTTCTGCGCCTGCTTGAGGCGCTCATAGACCGCCGAGACGTTCTGGTGTCGAGCGCGTGCGGCGAGTTCCTGCTGGTTCTTCTTCCAGGCGATGTACCCCGATTTGTCCTTCTTCTTGAAACGCAGGTCGGAGATGACGACATCGTGCAGGGCGCTGATCGCTTCGCGAAAGCGGACGGGCTGGCGCAGCGGCGCGTCAAACGCGACCGGCTCGCGGGCCAGGTTCGGCGCGAACGCCAGCGTTTGCCCCGAGGCGGTCGGCACGACTGCGGAACGGAAGTTGTATTCGAGGGAAACGTTCATTCGCTCGTCCGCAGCACGGGCTTACAGCCTGCGACTTCGGACACACACCCGAAGCCTGTGCCACGGGAGCATTGCAACGACGAATGGCCGACTGCGTCAAGGCGTCTCTTTCTGTTTGATGTTCCGGACCCCGCCATCGGCAAAATCCTTTTGGCGTTGTACTCGGACAGCCGGTAGTCTTTCGGAAGACCCTTTCGAATCCGAGCGCGGGTCGCTTTGGTGCCGGGCGTATCAAGCCCAATGTTGCCCAGTTTCAACACGAAGGGCACGAAGGCTCGAAGCACACGAAGAAAAAGACCAGTAAACACGACGGTCGGTTCACCCTACATCGACGCTTCTTCCTGTGCTTCGTGCCTTCGTGTTAAAGCCGAACACCCATGGGCCTGATTCGCGAGGCTGCGCCCGTCAAGCGACGCGCTCCGCTTGCCAAGCGAGGCCGGCGCGACTAACTCAGAAACACCTCTGCCGGAGAAAACGATGCCGATTCAGCTGCCGCCAATCTCTCGACGACAATTCCTGGGTGCTTCGCTGGCCGCGCTGGCCGGCGGCGCGTTCATTGGTGATCTGCGGGCCGACGGTAAGCCGGTCGATCCGACCCGAGTCGCACTGTTTTCCGATACACACCTCGCCGCCGACGCCAAGGCCATCAGCCGGCAGGTCTGCATGTTGGAACACTTCGAGGCCGCCCGTGCGAGCATGCTCGCGATGCCCGCGCTCCCCGGGGCGATGCTGATCAACGGCGACTTGGCGTTGAACGCCGGCCTTCCCGGCGACTACGTAACCATCACCAACGGGCTCAAGCCGATCCGCGAAGCAGGCATCCCTGTCCACCTGCTGCTCGGCAATCACGACGACCGCGACAACTTCTGGAAAGCGCTTCCCCCCGAAGACGCGAACAAGGCCGTCGAAGGCAAGCACCTGTCGATTCTGAAATCGAAACACGCCGACCTGATCCTGCTCGACTCTCTTGAATTCGTGAACAAGACGCCCGGCCTGATCGGCGACGTTCAGCGTGCATGGCTCGCCAAGGCACTGGACGCACGGGCCGACCGTCCCTGCGTCGTCGTCGTCCATCACAACCCGACCGACCCGGCCAATTCGAAAGTGGCGGGAATCAAAGACACCGACGAGTTGATGAAAGTGCTTCTCCCGCGAAAGCAGGTCAAGGCGCTCGTGTTCGGCCACACGCACAAGTGGGTCAAGACCAGCATCGAAGGCATGCACCTGGTCAATCTGCCCCCGGTGGCGTACCCCTTCAAAGCGACCGATCCATCAGGCTGGGTGGACGGCATATTCACCGATAGCGGCGCAAAGCTCACCCTGCGCTGCGTAGGCCCCAGGAACCCCGCCGACGGCGAGGTGTTCGATCTGAAGTGGCGGACCTAGTTCAGCCGTCAGACGATTTTTCGCGTCCTCCGTCGTTGCAAAGCAAAGAGCCTGGAACACGCTCAGTCGCGCGTTCCAGGCTCGATGTCGCTTTGGCAATGGCCTGCAGTACTTACTTCGCCGGCTCGGCCGCGAGCGCCTTCTCGAGGACGTCAATCACCTTGGCGTCGTCCGGCTTGGTCTTGGGGGCGATCCGCGCGATTGTCGCGCCGTTGCGGTCGACGATGTACTTCTGGAAGTTCCAGGAGACGTCGCCTTCCATGCCCGGCGTGCTGGTCAACTGCTTGTACAGCGGGTGGATGCCTTCGCCCTTGACGACAATCTTGCCCATCATCGGGAACGTGACGGCGTACTTGCTGCTGCAGAACTCCTTGATCTGCTCGTTCGTCCCCGGCTCCTGCTTGCCGAACTCGTTGGCGGGGATGCCCACGATCACCAGGCCCTTGCCCTTGTACTTCTCGTAAACCTCTTCGAGCTGCTTGTACTGCGGCGTGTTGCCGCACTTGCTGGCCACGTTCACGAACATGACCACCTTGCCCTTGAGCTTGGAAAGGTCCGCGTCCTTACCTTCGATGTCCTTGAGGGTGTGGCTCAGCGGGCTGTCCTTGGCCGGGGCCTGCGTGGGTGCCGTGATCACATCGCCGGCGGCGGGCTTCTTGGCGGCGGGCTTTGCGTCGGCGGCGATCGCCGAACCGCCCAGGACCAGCGACGACAGGGCAACCAGGCAGGTTCGCAGTTTCGACGTAAAGATAGACATGGACCAATCTCCGGGAAGTTAAGGGTTGGGATGCCGCACGCCTCAGGCGAAACAACGTCGCTGGGGTAAGGTATCGGCGTCCGAGGAGTCTTACCGACGCGGGAGAGACCCGTTTATTTCGACGCTTATTCCACGACGCCGCGCTCCGCTTCGCGTCGCGGCTAACCCGGGCATCTGTAGACGCGGGGCGTTCTCGCTTAGAATCCTAGCCCATGAAGTCCTATGAGGTCATTCGCGATGCGGTTGATGAGCCCGGTGTGAAAGCCGTCGCGGCGGCGATGCGCGTCTCCGCGGCGCTGGTCTACAAATGGTGCGAGCCCCCGGCCGACGCCGCCGACCCGGACAACTCCGGCGCCCGCAACCCGCTCGACCGCGTCCGTGAGCTTTACGTTAACACCAAGGACCGCAAGCTCATCGACTGGCTCTGTCACCAGGCCGGCGGTTTCTTCGTCGCCAACCCCGACCAGGACGCCAGCATCGAACTGGACGAGCGCGTCTTCACCGAAACCCGAGGCATGGTCCGCGACTTCAGCGAACTGCTCGACACCATCACCGAATCACTCGAGCAAACCCCCGGAATCGACAAAGACGAGGCCGACCAGATCCGGGAGAAGTGGCAGGATTTGAAGGCGTCGGTCGAGCGGTTTGTGATCGGGTGCGAGAAGGGGTTTTATCACGTGCCGCATAAGAAATGAGGGCGAAGGCACGAAGGCAAAAAGGCACGCAGGCACGAAGGTGGATCATTCCCTTCGTGCCTGCCTGCCTTTTTGTCTTTGTGCCTCTCCTACAGACTGCACGCCACGATCGGCTCCGCCTCGCCGTCGCCGCTGTGCAGCCAGCGGCGGCCGTCGAGTTCGATGAGCTGCATCGATTCCTTCGGCCCCCAGCTTCCCGGCGTGTAGGTGCGCGGCGCGAGCTTGCTCTTACGCCAGCCTTCCTGGATCGGGTCGATCACCGCCCAGGCGGCTTCGACTTCGTCACCGCGAATGAACAGCGTCTGGTCGCCGAGCATGGCGTCGTAGATCAGCCGTTCGTAGGCTTCGGGCGGTTCGACGTTGAAGGTCGTCTTATAGAAGAAGTCGAGGTTCACCGGCTTGATGTTCATCGTGCCGCCGGGCACCTTGCCGTTGATCCGCCATTCGATGCCTTCTTCGGGCTGCACGCGGATGATCAGGTCGTTCGGATAAACCGGGCTGTCGCATTGCTTCTGGAACAGCGTCAGCGGCGGGCTGCGGAAGCGGACGACGATCTCGCTCAGCTTCTCGTCCAGGAACTTCCCCGTCCGCAGATAGAACGGCGTGCCGCTCCAACGCCAGTTGTCGATGAACAGCTTCATCGCGGCGAACGTCTCGGTCTTGCTGTCGGCGGGAACGCCCTTTTCCTTCAGGTAGCCGTCGGACTTCTGCCCGGCGTGCTCGCCGGCGGTGTACTGGGCGCGGACGGTGAACTGATCGACCGCTTCGGGCCGAATCGGGCGGACCGACTTATACACCTTGGTCTTCTCGTCGCGAATGCTGACGGCATCGAGCGAGGCCGGGGGTTCCATCGCGACCAGCGCCATGAGCTGGAACATGTGATTCTGGATCATGTCGCGCGTCGCGCCGCTCTTGTCGTAGTACCCGCCTCGACTGCCGACGCCGAGCGTCTCGCTGACGGTGATCTGCACGTGGTCGATGTACTTGTAGTTCCAGATCGGCTCGAAGATCGAGTTGGCGAACCGCAGCACCATCAGGTTCTGGACGGTTTCCTTGCCCAGGTAATGGTCGATGCGGAAGACCTGGCTTTCCTTGAAGTGACGGTGGAGCTGGCTGTTGAGTTCCTTGGCGCTAGGCAGGTCGATGCCGAACGGCTTCTCGATGATGATTCGCTTCCAACTGTCGGTCTTCACTTCTCCGACATCACCCGCCCGGCGGCCGAAGCCGGCGGTGTACTTGCCGAGGTTCTCGATGATCGGCTCGAAGGTTTCCGGCGGTGTTGAAAGGTAGAAGAGGCGGTTGCCTTCGGTGCCATGCTTCTTGTCGATGTCTTCGAGTTTCGTCGCCAGCGCGGCGTGCGCTTCGGCCGAACCGTAGTCACCCTGATGGTAGTAGACGGCCGACAGGATGCGCTGGAGCAGCGTCTGATCGACAGACGACTTGCTGCTGCGGGCGAACTTCTCGACGGCCTGCTTGAACTCGGCGCGAAAGGCCTCATCCGACATCTCGGAGCGGGCGTAGCCGACAAGGGCAAACTTTTCGGGCAGCAGCTTTTCCCGCCCCAGCTCGTAGATCGCAGGCAGAAGCTTGCGCTTCGCCAGATCGCCGCTGGCACCAAAGATAACCAACGTTGAAGGACGTGCTGTCGCCATACAAAGCCTTTCTATCGCGGCAAAACCCGGCAATTCGCAGGACAAAGACAAGCAATCGTTTATTACGCGGCAGAACGGGCAGTGTAAAGAGGGGTCAGGGCGATTGGATGGAGGGGCGCTGAGATCGCAGCCGGCGACAGAGGCGCTTGCTTCTCAAGCAGTGATCCGTGTCGACTCACGATCTGGAAACCCGTCCACCTACACACTGCGACATTTCCCCTTACGACCCCATTCGTATTTCGAGAACCATATCCCGGGGCACCCAGATTTCAGTGCCGTTTTCGTCAATGACGACCCAGTCGCCGGTCACCTTTTTCAGGATGCCGCTTCGCTGCTTCTGCAGCGGACCGCCCGCGACGGTCACCGGGCGGTACTCGACAGTGGCCTTACGTCCGGCGGCCGAGGATTCTTCCGATCCGCCGCCACAACCGGCGACGGCTGATACGATGATGGCCGCCAGCGCGGCGACCTTGATCGAATAGTGGGTCATACCCGCAAGGGATACCACGAAACGGCCTCAGCCTCCATCAACCTCCGGTTAGGGGTGTGGCCATTTTTCCGGGCGGCCATTGTGGTGCGGGCTTTCGGCCTGCATTTCCGCTGCACAAACATCGTTTGTTCCATACCGCCCGGAAAAATGGTCACGCCCTCCGGTTAGCGACCGCTAGATTGTCGTTTCGTCGACTCTTGCGGCGAGTTATGCTGTCCGTCGCTCGTCGGACCCTTGTCCCGAGCGCGACCCGCTGGCGCTCGTCGGCGGCGACCCTCTCTTTCGCGGAAGGAAACGATCATGCGACGCTTGCTTAAACTCTTTGCGCTGTCGAGCCTGCTTTCGGTCACCGGGTGTCTTGAACTGATGCAGGCCTACACGCTGAACCCCGACGGGTCCGGCAAGGTGGTCATCGACACCGTCACACCCGCCCGCAATCAATTCGCTCCGCAGGACAAACCCCAGAAGCCTGAAGACATCGTCAAGGAAGCGATCCAGGAACGGATTTCCGGCGGAGCCGGAATTGACGCCTGGTCGGACATCTCGTGCGAACTGACCAAGGAAGGCAAGATTCACTTCCGTGGCACGGCCTACTTTTCAGATATCAACGCGCTCAAGGCGGACAATGGCGGCGGTGGCGGCGACCTGTCATGGACGAAACAGGGCGACGCCATGGTCCTGATGATGAAGAGCAAGAACGAGGGGCAAGCCGGCCAGCCCGTGCCGGATGCGGAGGTCGATCAGCAGGTTCAACAGGAGAAGATGCAGTATCAGCAGATGAAGCCCATGATGGCAGCGATGTTCGACGGCATGAAGGTCGAGATCTCGGCCCGGCTTCCCGGCAAGGTCGCCGAGGCGAACATCTTCACACAGAAGGACAACGTCGCCACGCTCCAGATCACCGGAAAGCAGATGATGGCTGCGATGGAAAAGATCAACGGCGACGACAAGCTGCTCAAGGCCAAGATCAAGGCCGGCAAAGGCAAGGGAGAAGACGACTTCATGTTCGAACAAATCTTCGGCAAGAAGGGCCCGGCCCAGGTCAAGGTGACCGGTGCCAACGCCCCGCTGTTCGACTACAAGGCCGAAGTCGCCAAGGCCAAGGCCGGCGAGGCGGCGATGTTCAAGAACCTGGGTGTCACGCCGCCGGCGAAGTAGCCGGACTGGCCCCGGGGCGATCGCACCGCAGTTGAACCTGCGGTGCGATCGCTCATCGGGTACGCCCTTTGGATGTTTCACTCACCATCGAATCGTCGTCCAGAATGCCTGACCCGCACATCCCCGTTCAGATTCGCCCCGCCACGCTGGCCGATCTACCGGCCATCAATGACATCTATAACCACTACGTCATCCACTCGACCTGCACCTACCAGGAAGAGCCCGAGACGATGGAATCGAGAATCGCGTGGTTCCATCGACACGGCGTCAGCCATTCGATTGTGGTCGCTACCGATGATGTCGGGACGATTCTGGGCTGGGGATCGTTGTCGGCGTTCCACCCGCGTAGTGCCTATCGGTTCACGGTTGAGAACTCGGTATACCTCCGCCATGACGTCCGCGGGCGGGGTCTCGGCAAGGCGATTTTGGCCGAGTTGATTTCGCGTGCCCGGGATCTCGGCTTTCGTTCGATCATCGCCTTAATCGACGCCGAGCAGGCGGCGTCGGTGGCACTTCACAAGCGTGCCGGATTCACTCTTGCGGGGCGGCTCACCCAGGTGGGGTTTAAGTTCGGCCAGTGGCTGGATGTGGTGTACATGCAGTTGACGCTTTGAGAGTCAATGGTGCGTGGCGATCCATTCCTCCACGTCGGACATGGAGTCCAAGTCGAAAAGTGCCAGAGCCAAAGACTGTAAGTTCTCCTTGGACAGATGCGCGATGCGATCAAGAAGGTCGCCCGGAACTTCACCAAACCGGTGCGAAATCTGAGCCGTTAACAAGGTCACGATGCCGCGTGCTTCACCGCGTGCTTCCCATTCATTGACAATCTGCATAACAACCTCGCGTTCCGGCGACGCAATCGCCTGCAGCTCCCTATCGTACACCTGCATCTCCGCCGTACTCAAGCGGAGATAGGAATCCATGAAATCGCGAATGAGCGCCTGCCGCGATTTGTCGAGTTTCAGTGTTGCCATCAGACGGAGGCATTCGAGTTTTACCTTGGGCCGGTCCTCGGCCGCGATCTGCATTTTCGACATCAGCGCCGCGGCTACCGGGTTGGCCTGACGCATGTAATCCCGCCAGTTCAAGCGATTGAGTTGGATGGCGCGGAATCTGAACAGTACTACATCCAAGTCAGGAAACCGCACTTGAAACGCGTCTGGCTCGGGTCTGGCCGGCGCGTCGTAGGTGAACAGGCCGATGGGATAGACCGGCATCGCATGTTGTTCCGTCAGCCGGGCGAAATACCGAAACATCCGGGCGGCAAAATCGCTCTGAGCGCCCGACTGCGTTTCAACATGAATGAGAAAAAAGGCGTTTTCACCGCGGAATCGACACTTGGTTACGAGATCTACCTCGTGGCGTTCGCCGGCGGATAGATCGGTAAAGACCTCCTTGTCCAGAAATTCCAGCGATCCCGGCTCAAGGTACTGCGTTACCTGGGGCAGGAAGAGATCGAGGAACTCAATGAAGAAGGTTCGAAGAAGTTGCTTGAAAAGCCTGTCGTGATCCACGGCGTCAAATCGTACCAAGATCACCACGACGAGGTCTATTTCGGTCCGTCAGTCCCGCTTCGACCGTCCACCGATTCAGATCGCCGAAAGGATCTCAGCACCAACGGCGTCAGAAGAAGCAGATTGATACCGACCACGATCACCCAGAACTGCCATCGTGAGACCCAGTCCGGCCTCGCGCCGGCCGCGACCCAGCCGGCATAGACCGGAACGCCACCCAGCGCGGTGCCGATTGCGATATCCCGTCGTTTGATGCCGGTCAGACCGAAGAGATAGTTGCTCACGCCGTAGGGAATCGGATAGCTCAGCCGGCAGATGAAGACGACGAGCAGACCGTTGCGGCCCAGGAGTCCGATTGCCTTGTTGAGCCGCCGGGCCCCTTTCCCGTCGCCGATGATGCGGGATCGGACGAAATCTTCACCAAGCCAGGACGACACCGCCGCCGTCGCCAGTGCGCCGGTGGTGGAACCCAGCATCACTGACCCGATGCCCGCGACAATGCCGAAAGCAAACCCGGAGATGATCTGCAGCCACCAGACGGGCAACAGCAAAACGGCACAGACGATGTAGGCAACCACGAACATCAGTAGGAACGAAAGTGGATTGGCCTGCACCCATTGCCTTGCAGAATCTCCGAGTGCGGCAAGATGTTCCCGGTCCAACAGTCGCCGACCCTGCGCGGTGCCGAACAGCCAGATGCTCGCGGCGATGACGGCAACGGTGAGCAGGCAAAGGATGACGAGCCTTACGCGGGCGGCCGCTGGCGAAACGGCTCGCTCGACGGCTACCGCCGTTGTCGCGATAGCGTCTGCGCCCTCTGAAATGGATGCCGCCGGCTCGTTCATCCGTTCAATTCAATGCGGCCGAGACGAAATGTCCATGAAGGTTTTCAATGCAACACGTTAATGTCGAAAGCTTCGGCTCACTTGTCCCCCCGCCCCCATTCCCATAAAACCCCGCGATGCGCCGACTCTTCCTCACCGATTGTGCCGCCGGCGACGTCATCGAAGACGTCTACGTCGTCTCCAACAAGCAGCTCGCCCAGGCCGCCAACGGGACCCACTACATCAAGGCGTTCGTCTCCGACCGGACGTCGCAGATCTCGGCGCGCATGTGGAAGGCGACGCGCGAAATCTTCAACGTCCTGCCCGACAACGGCTTTGCCCGCATTCGCGCCCGTGTCGAAAATTACCAGAGCAATCTGCAGTGCATCATCGAATCGGTCGGCATCGCCGCCGAGGGAACTTTTGACATTGCCGACCTGCTTCCGGTGACGACCAAGAACGTCGACGAGATGTTCGGCACCCTCTCGGCACTCATGGGCTCGGTACGAAACAAGCACGTTCATGCCCTGCTCCAGGCGTACCTGAAAGACGAACGACTGATGGGTCTCTTCAAGCGGTCGCCGGCCGCCCAGAGCTTTCATCATGCCTGGATCGGCGGATTGCTCGAGCACACCCTCAATGCATGCGAAGTCGCCAACGCCGTCTGCAAGTTCTATCCGACGCTGAATCGCGACCTGGTCCTCGCCGGTGTCTTCCTGCACGACATCGCCAAGACGTGGGAACTGAAGTACGACGCCGCATTCGGCTACACCGATGGCGGGCAGCTCATCGGACACATCGTCAAGAGCGCGATGTGGCTGGAACACAAGTCCGCCGTCGCCGGCCAGAAACTTGGTGAGCCGATCCCCCGTCCGCTGGTCGATGTGCTGCAGCACATCATCCTGAGCCATCACGGCGAGCTCGAG is part of the Humisphaera borealis genome and encodes:
- a CDS encoding DUF4351 domain-containing protein, whose protein sequence is MDHDRLFKQLLRTFFIEFLDLFLPQVTQYLEPGSLEFLDKEVFTDLSAGERHEVDLVTKCRFRGENAFFLIHVETQSGAQSDFAARMFRYFARLTEQHAMPVYPIGLFTYDAPARPEPDAFQVRFPDLDVVLFRFRAIQLNRLNWRDYMRQANPVAAALMSKMQIAAEDRPKVKLECLRLMATLKLDKSRQALIRDFMDSYLRLSTAEMQVYDRELQAIASPEREVVMQIVNEWEARGEARGIVTLLTAQISHRFGEVPGDLLDRIAHLSKENLQSLALALFDLDSMSDVEEWIATHH
- a CDS encoding TVP38/TMEM64 family protein, giving the protein MNEPAASISEGADAIATTAVAVERAVSPAAARVRLVILCLLTVAVIAASIWLFGTAQGRRLLDREHLAALGDSARQWVQANPLSFLLMFVVAYIVCAVLLLPVWWLQIISGFAFGIVAGIGSVMLGSTTGALATAAVSSWLGEDFVRSRIIGDGKGARRLNKAIGLLGRNGLLVVFICRLSYPIPYGVSNYLFGLTGIKRRDIAIGTALGGVPVYAGWVAAGARPDWVSRWQFWVIVVGINLLLLTPLVLRSFRRSESVDGRSGTDGPK
- a CDS encoding 3'-5' exoribonuclease YhaM family protein produces the protein MRRLFLTDCAAGDVIEDVYVVSNKQLAQAANGTHYIKAFVSDRTSQISARMWKATREIFNVLPDNGFARIRARVENYQSNLQCIIESVGIAAEGTFDIADLLPVTTKNVDEMFGTLSALMGSVRNKHVHALLQAYLKDERLMGLFKRSPAAQSFHHAWIGGLLEHTLNACEVANAVCKFYPTLNRDLVLAGVFLHDIAKTWELKYDAAFGYTDGGQLIGHIVKSAMWLEHKSAVAGQKLGEPIPRPLVDVLQHIILSHHGELEFGSPKTPATPEAFAVHMIENMDAKLTLMLGICRGEGAATDGNWTEYVKALNGRLYRPDVAPPSDINAGPETPEQLSAAPAASPTAGPSAVSAPAAPTSPAVDDAGEPPMKITNPLFESANRKR